The Treponema medium genome has a window encoding:
- a CDS encoding SAM hydrolase/SAM-dependent halogenase family protein, which produces MCNKRLFGLAAAGMLIIAIGISGCAGMPRNSRPLVFQTDFGLKDGAVSAMKGVAFTQSSAIPLYDLTHEIPAYSIWDAAYRLFQTVEYWPAGTVFVSVVDPGVGTDRDSVVLKTKTGHYIVTPDNGTLTLVADRLGIAEVRLIDEAVNRRKNSEKSYTFHGRDVYAFTGARLAGGIISFEQVGATKKEIVRISYEKPRFDNGSLLGTIPALDVQYGNVWTNISRETADALKLAVNDVVQVTVFNNGKQVYTGSMPYVNSFGDVPDGKPLLYYNSLDCLSMALNMDNFAAVHKIEYGGEWTVKITKITK; this is translated from the coding sequence ATGTGCAATAAAAGGTTATTCGGTTTGGCTGCAGCGGGTATGCTGATAATCGCAATCGGTATTTCCGGCTGCGCGGGAATGCCCCGAAATTCTCGGCCGTTGGTATTTCAGACGGACTTCGGATTAAAGGACGGCGCAGTTTCCGCAATGAAGGGTGTCGCTTTTACGCAATCATCTGCGATTCCGCTGTATGATCTTACCCACGAAATACCGGCTTACAGTATCTGGGATGCAGCGTATCGGCTCTTTCAGACAGTAGAATACTGGCCGGCAGGTACGGTTTTTGTATCGGTAGTTGATCCCGGTGTCGGTACCGACCGCGATTCGGTTGTCTTAAAGACTAAGACAGGTCACTATATTGTTACCCCTGACAATGGAACACTTACACTGGTTGCAGATCGGTTGGGAATTGCTGAAGTTCGTTTAATCGATGAAGCGGTAAACCGCCGAAAAAACTCAGAAAAGAGCTACACCTTCCACGGTCGCGATGTATATGCCTTTACCGGCGCACGGCTCGCAGGAGGAATTATCAGTTTTGAACAGGTAGGAGCCACAAAAAAAGAGATTGTCCGTATTTCTTACGAAAAGCCTCGTTTTGATAACGGTTCACTGTTAGGCACTATCCCTGCCCTCGATGTGCAGTATGGAAATGTGTGGACAAATATCAGCCGTGAAACAGCGGATGCATTAAAATTAGCCGTCAATGATGTCGTACAGGTAACGGTATTCAATAACGGAAAACAAGTATACACCGGCTCTATGCCGTATGTGAACAGTTTCGGTGATGTTCCCGATGGAAAGCCGCTGCTGTATTACAATAGCCTCGATTGCTTATCGATGGCATTAAATATGGATAATTTCGCAGCCGTGCATAAAATCGAATACGGCGGCGAATGGACAGTGAAGATCACCAAAATTACAAAATAA
- a CDS encoding thioesterase family protein, with product MKVGIKGDTCFTVTKEMLASQDGDDTLEVFSTPNMVLKIERTAALSVLPFLEEGYTMVGVKVDIQHTAATLEGMKVYVHTELIDISENGKFLTFKAEVSNDRGIIGSGTHVRAIVNKKRFMEKLRACCT from the coding sequence ATGAAAGTCGGAATTAAAGGAGATACTTGCTTTACCGTTACAAAAGAAATGTTGGCAAGTCAAGACGGTGACGATACCCTTGAGGTGTTTTCGACGCCGAACATGGTTTTAAAAATTGAACGGACTGCAGCACTCAGTGTACTTCCGTTCTTAGAAGAAGGATATACGATGGTCGGCGTAAAAGTTGACATTCAACATACCGCGGCAACCCTTGAAGGGATGAAAGTGTATGTCCATACCGAACTGATAGACATCAGTGAGAATGGAAAATTCTTAACTTTTAAAGCGGAAGTATCAAACGATAGGGGAATTATCGGCAGCGGTACCCATGTGCGGGCAATCGTCAATAAAAAACGTTTTATGGAAAAACTCCGAGCTTGCTGCACATAA